ggtggggaggtgttacgaacccggatccagcatccgagcaaggagcagtaacaactacgccatctgtgggtcggctcccgaaacccccgccaaacggacgacgacacctagtgaggacagcgtgtactggcctcaaggaccagtttccagtctggttcagcgctcaacaccgccgctcctgacctctggtgaggtggtgctccgacgacagcgccatctagggagtggatatgtcgggcgtttgtatctgagcctgtgagtgtggtgtattagtgtcccggttattaatgacgtgtctgcttacagagccaacctgggaccactgtgttgaaggtgtagtcagtctacccgaggcagccagtctccatacagtgaagtttgctgcagctgtcgtgacgtcgtccccccggaagaacactgtggtgtgttaagcctgccagtggagtggcagtggaaggatttacccgggaccgacggtcggagacgataatccactggggtattgaggacaggagggtgattggtgatatcacacgagactcctgtctagggcgtaccccttatatcgttcgtggagtggccgtaccagccttggtggctcagtacctgccagcagacctgctggacgtgtggttgacggcctccgcgacggtgcccccagtggacctgtgttgtggctgacctgtggccagggtaggctcggcgttctccgaggacacgtcttgaggccacgaagaaagcaccaaggaatcggcaccgaaagtggtgtggcaccagagtcttcagcagaagactacagtgaataatccccttgcaaagtgttaatacccctccccctgtgtactccttttatataatatttatttattggtggtggtcattatattatattaagttcttacctttctttccctactccctttaagttacttgcgtcacggatcgcatcccttgatagcctctactggcttggggccggatatatatcttcctctaactacatcagagtaagaaccccgttgcgtcccgagagggccgtaacactccctcccttcctccctccctccctctctctctctctctctctctctctctctctctctctctctctctctctctctctctctctctctctctctctctccctccctctcattaTAACGTATAGTCATATTAAGTATTCACGTTGTCTATAAAGACGCCGACATCCACTCTTGGCGGTGGAGGTAATTTGCCAATTTTCTTAAATTACAAAATATATGAATCAACTCATTGTTTATTGACATtagaggtggtgtgtgggggtagtcacGTGATCGTCGTGAGCCAATCAACGGTCCGTATACCTGTTGACCATCAGTAGTGTAATTGGCTGGACCATAGTTAGTGTGTACGGTGACCAGCGGGGGTGAGACAGCCACCAGTTTGGCTCTCTAACACGTGCGTGATGGTGGTAATTGGGTCGTTAGGTCTGTGGATTGAGAGTCGGAGGATGATAGTTGGACTGGatttgggggggtggggtggggtggatgGGTAAGGCataggtaatgtgtgtgtgtgtgtgtgtgtgtgcgtgtgtgtgtgctggatgACAAgagtgaggagtgggggggggggtattttacTTCAGCAAAATACATAGTCTTAGGCAAGAAGCCTTGTGCCTCTTTATGCAGAATTCAACACAGGAGTCTCCTGCCTAAGGTACAATGCtcagtgaagagagagagagagagagagagagagagagcagacaccGACCAAGTAACAGTGAACTATAAAGTAACCAGCGAGGCGGAGGCTACGCACGTCCATCCTGGAAATATAACTGCATGACCCGCCTCCCGCCCGCCTCGTCACCATGACCACGGGGCTGTCACGTTCATCCTGCAACTACAACTTCGTGACCCTCATAGCCAGTAGcactcaccaacactcagcaACAAATACGACTCAGAATGAGCTGGCACTCAGGAACAAGTGGAGCTCAAGAACCAGCAGCACTTTGGAGCCATCACGAATGGCCAATCAGGTCACCCCGGGCGGCCACACACGAACGGTGTGGGTTCGAGGCCTTCGTGTAGGCCTACCTCCCTAGCCTGTACCTCATACTCCATACATTACAAGGAATACATAACCTGGTATACATATACACAACTCGAAAAATATATATGATACACAGAGAGgttaaaatatatttgttttactCCGAGTataacaaaatattatatattttttggtaGACGTTTAAAATGACGAAATTCCGTTTATTTTTAGTCAATTTCGACACAGTGACGGGAGACGAGTTTACGAGCAGTGCTGAGTCACTCATACAGTGCTAAGTCACTCATACACAGTGCTAAGTCACTCATACACAGTGCTAAGTCACTCATACACAGTGCTAAGTTCCCTCATGGTCACTACTAACGGTAACATGCCCATCATGGTCACTACTAACGGTAACATGCCCATCATGGTCACTACTAACGGTAACATGTCCATCATGGTCACTACTAACGGTAACATGTCCATCATGGTCACTACTAACGGTAACATGCCCATCATGGTCACTACTAACGGTAACATGCCCATCATGGTCACTACTAACGGTAACATGTCCATCATGGTCACTACTAACGGTAACATGTCCATCATGGTCACTACTAACGGTAACATGCCCATCATGGTCACTACTAACGGTAACATGCCCATAATGGTCACTACTAACGGTAACATGCCCATCATGGTCACTACTAACGGTAACATGTCCATCATGGTCACTACTAACGGTAACATGCCCATCATGGTCACTACTAACGGTAACATGTCCATCATGGTCACTACTAACGGTAACATGCCCATCATGGTCACTACTAACGGTAACATGTCCATCATGGTCACTACTAACGGTAACATGCCCATCATGGTCACTACTAACGGTAACATGTCCATCATGGTCACTACTAACGGTAACATGCCCATCATGGTCACTACTAACGGTAACATGCCCATCATGGTCACTACTAACGGTAACATGCCCATCATGGTCACTACTAACGGTAACATGCCCATCATGGTCACAAGAGTCACGAGTGTTGCGTGGTGTTGAAGGTCAAGGTCTCGCTGCTGAGCTTCTCTTGCTGAGTGTTGCACGTCTTCTGAACACCAGTGTCTTTGTTGGGCGGCTCCCCTCCTCCCCGGGTGAGGTCCTCCCCGGGCGAGGTGTCCCCCGGGCGAGGTCCTCCCCGGGCTAGGTCCTCCCCGGGCGAGGTGTCCCCCGGGCGAGGTCCTCCCCGGGCTAGGTCCTCCCCGGGCGAGGTGTCCCCCGGGCGAGGTCCTCCCCGGGCGAGGTGTCCCCCGGGCGAGGTCCTCCCCGGGCGAGGTGTCCCCCGGGCGAGGTGTCCCCCGGGCGAGGTCCTCCCCGGGCGAGGTGTCCCCCGGGCGAGGTCCTCCCCGGGCGAGGTCCTCCCCGGGCGAGGTGTCCCCCGGGCGAGGTCCTCCCCGGGCTAGGTCCTCCCCGGGCGAGGTGTCCCCCGGGCGAGGTCCTCCCCGGGCTAGGTCCTCCCCGGGCGAGGTGTCCCCCGGGCGAGGTCCTCCCCGGGCGAGGTGTCCCCCGGGCGAGGTCCTCCCCGGGCTAGGTCCTCCCCGGGCGAGGTGTCCCCCGGGCGAGGTCCTCCCCGGGCTAGGTCCTCCCCGGGCGAGGTGTCCCCCGGGCGAGGTCCTCCCCGGGCGAGGTCCTCCCCGGGCGAGGTGTCCCCCGGGCGAGGTCCTCCCCGGGCTAGGTCCTCCCCGGGCGAGGTGTCCCCCGGGCGAGGTCCTCCCCGGGCGAGGTCCTCCCCGGGCGAGGTGTCCCACGGGCGAGGTCCTCCCCGGGCGAGGACCTCCCCGGGCGAGGTCCTCCCCGGGCGAGGTCCTCCCCGGGCGAGGTCCTCCCCGGGTGAGGTCCTCCCCGGGCTAGGTCCTCCCCGGGCTAGGTCCTCCCCGGGCGAGGTGTCCCCCGGGCGAGGTCCTCCCCGCGCGAGGTCCTCCCCGGGAGAGGTGTCCCCCGGGCGAGGTCCTCCCCGGGCGAGGTCCTCCCCGGGCGAGGTGTCCCCCGGGCGAGGTCCTCCCCGGGCGAGGTCCTCCCCGGGCGAGGTCCTCCCCGGGCGAGGACCTCCCCGGGCGAGGTCCTCCCCGGGTGAGGTGTCCCCCGGGCGAGGTCCTCCCCGGGCGAGGTCCTCCCCGGGCGAGGTCCTCCCCGGGCGAGGTCCTCCCCGGGCGAGGTCCTCCCCGGGCGAGGTCCTCCCCGGGCGAGGTCCTCCCCGGGCTAGGTCCTCCCCGGGCGAGGTCCTCCCCGGGCGAGGACCTCCCCGGGCGAGGTCCTCCCCGGGCGAGGACCTCCCCGGGCGAGGTCCTCCCGGTATGTTTGTGTTTTGTGAGAGTGTATTTTGTATGTTTATACAAACAAGTATATCGCTTGATCGCtgagatcaagagagctgtgagagtactaaccaaccagggaagagtcgtcaagtttctgtggatccctcccatgttggggatctcctcccatgttggaatatgtgggcatgaacgagcagatgtgttggctgctgaaggcgctgaaggagaccatattgaatacttcatactcaagactctgctacaaattagaggtattgtcaggcaacatcaccgtgacaaggtaactgaggaaaggaggatagaagcacaaaccagtgaatctgtacgatggtacaacatggttgcagctggcaatcccaatcattatggccgaagaggaggaggacgcgggagagaatcagtaatagcgagaatccgtcttggatacaaatatccatgaaaAAATCGGAATGGAAACATAAACAGTTGAtcacggagttgcagaatctgtggtgagagtgacggacaccgccttgaccactacctgagagtgtgtggacacctgagagacattagaagtatgtgtagaataataaaccccacattgtttgagttaggaaaacactatttgccaaatattgatactgttcttaaaatattcccccattttgcacccgcaagataacgtaagatttaaagagttgacaaatgttaatcttcttgtttaaggagctgttcacttgagacagttaagcaagtcccagctgtgtctgggtacaagtgacaggatgaacaacccagcgggttttcttcctattggggagtgttgtacatgctgctatggcggtgtgttcactcacaggatgagtgacgctgcccaatactgtcactatggcggtgtgtccactcacaggatgagtggcgctgcccaatactgtcacttggcggtgtgtccactcacaggatgagtggcgctgcccaatactgtcacttggcggtgtgtccactcacaggatgagtggcgctgcccaatactgtcactatggcggtgtgtccactcacaggatgagtggcgctgcccaatactgtcacttggcggtgtgtccactcacaggatgagtggcgctgcccaatactgtcactatggcggtgtgtccactcacaggatgagtggcgctgcccaatactgtcactatggcggtgtgtccactcacaggatgagtggcgctgcccaatactgtcacttggcggtgtgtccactcacaggatgagtggcgctgcccaatactgtcacttggcggtgtgtccactcacaggatgagtggcgctgcccaatactgtcactatggcggtgtgtccactcacaggatgagtggcgctgcccaattctgtcacttggcggtgtgtccactcacaggatgagtggcgctgcccaatactgtcactatggcggtgtgtccactcacaggatgagtggcgctgcccaatactgtcactatggcggtgtgtccactcacaggatgagtggcgctgcccaatactgtcactatggcggtgtgtccactcacaggatgagaggcgctgcccaatactgtcactatggcggtgtgtccacccacaggatgagtggcgctgcccaatactgtcactatggcggtgtgtccactcacaggatgagtggcgctgcccaatactgtcactatggcggtgtgtccactcacaggatgagtgacgctgcccaatactgtcactatggcggtgtgtccactcacaggatgagtgacgctgcccaatactgtcactatggcggtgtgtccactcacaggatgagtggcgttgcccaatactgtcactatggcggtgtgtccacccacaggatgagtggcgctgcccaatactgtcactatggcggtgtgtccactcacaggatgagtgacgctgcccaatactgtcactatggcggtgtgtccacccacaggatgagtggcgctgcccaatactgtcactatggcggtgtgtccactcacaggatgagtgacgctgcccaatactgtcactatggcggtgtgcatgtccactcacaggatgagtggcgctgcccaatactgtcactatggcggtgtgtccactcacaggatgagtggcgctgcccaataaactcgcccctcggggcaaaattaaaaaaaaaaataagtatgcACGTGGTCTATCCCAAaactgcaggttggcgttcaatctccTGACTATCCAGAAATGGCaccatcccatcccatgttggagttggaaaacatgacttcgtagatcgattggccaatgaggcttgcaggaaagaaaacattgattatgactttggactatctaatacaattattagaaacatacaaattaaaaaaaataatttagatttagaagaactaaggaatgcccagagacctgaaagctgcagtattaaaagttatgacaagttttgtaataataggtatttgtatggtcagcacagtaaccggaccaggcaatgtgatgtagtcattgcgcgaattcaccttggctatagacacatctggcaggttagtgaggctgagccactaccagaatactcagattgtaaactctgtgataaacctttaatgcattcactagaacactatattgttgaatgtgaaaccgtaaaagagtTTAGACCTTCtgacctcttgtaccaccaactgtgtaactatttcattgactcaggtgttctggacgacatcctaacaatttatccaaaatttgcttgtccattttaaagaatgaagaacaatttttatttatattacttctaagctgcatcagttatgaccccatccctgcccttgtgtggcagtgcacaatacaaagttgttttcacatatccatatattaaaacattgattgtaaccatgatatatatgtgcttcagcctacagtttagacctattgtcttatgtatgaccctctgtcgtgtgtgacagtgaataccagcattatcctcactttaataagacttactcgaaatcctcagattaggcaaaattgtaattaattttgtcaataaagatgttgataataataataattccctcCCTGAGGCAGCCTCCCGGAACCCCCTGTCCTCATGGTGTATAGTGGTAACGGTTCGG
This portion of the Procambarus clarkii isolate CNS0578487 chromosome 59, FALCON_Pclarkii_2.0, whole genome shotgun sequence genome encodes:
- the LOC138353764 gene encoding leucine-rich repeat and coiled-coil domain-containing protein PF3D7_0703800-like, whose translation is MPIMVTTNGNMPIMVTTNGNMSIMVTTNGNMSIMVTTNGNMPIMVTTNGNMPIMVTTNGNMSIMVTTNGNMSIMVTTNGNMPIMVTTNGNMPIMVTTNGNMPIMVTTNGNMSIMVTTNGNMPIMVTTNGNMSIMVTTNGNMPIMVTTNGNMSIMVTTNGNMPIMVTTNGNMSIMVTTNGNMPIMVTTNGNMPIMVTTNGNMPIMVTTNGNMPIMVTRVTSVAWC